One window of the Colletotrichum destructivum chromosome 6, complete sequence genome contains the following:
- a CDS encoding Putative major facilitator superfamily, MFS transporter superfamily, translating into MSENEKADVSQASKEAAQPSFHDPDAHLSEDERLEIVRRTLVQQHICISTALTDNRQERKLIRRLDWTLIPWLCVLYLLAFLDRTNIGNAKIAGLNDDLGLSSSQYNSALTIFFVSYAVFEPLTNILLKKLRPSIFIPIIMIFWGASMTGMGFVYNWSGLMAARWFLGLTEAGLFPGVNYYLSCWYKRSEFGIRAVGYTSLTRRFSCGSHFQAIFFSAAAISGSFGGALAAAIEQMAGVGGRPGWAWIFILEGLLTVLFGVASFWMVHDFPDEAKFLSKDDRARIIRRLKMDQQASADHEEFKMTFFWQAVKDWKMWLGMAIYMGCDMPLYAFSLFLPTIVNELGWNTSVVRSQLMTVPPYAVAAVFTVFIGWVADKTQQRGLCNISVSLIGIVGFSMLIATENPQVKYAGTFLGALGIYPCISNTITWVANNVEGVYKRGVVLGFVIGWGNLNGIVSSNIYIREPRFSEGHGVVLAYMSIFLCLGSVLMTLLLRVENQKRRQGKRDHWADNRSEKEIEAMGDRRPDFLYTL; encoded by the exons ATGAGCGAAAACGAGAAGGCAGATGTCTCACAAGCATCGAAAGAAGCTGCCCAGCCGTCTTTTCACGACCCTGATGCGCACCTCAGCGAGGATGAAAGGCTGGAGATCGTAAGAAGGACGCTTGTACAGCAGCATATTTGCATCAGTACAGCCCTAACAGACAACCGACAGGAACGCAAATTGATCAGACGACTCGACTGGACTCTCATCCCATGG CTTTGTGTCCTGTACCTGCTGGCCTTCCTTGACAGGACAAACATCGGCAATGCCAAGATTGCAGGActcaacgacgacctcgggTTAAGTAGCTCGCAATACAACTCGGCACTCACAATATTCTTCGTGTCGTACGCCGTGTTCGAGCCCCTGACAAACATCTTGCTAAAGAAGCTGCGCCCTTCTATTTTCATTCCCATCATCAT GATCTTCTGGGGCGCATCCATGACCGGAATGGGTTTCGTGTACAACTGGAGCGGGTTGATGGCGGCTCGATGGTTTCTGGGCCTCACCGAGGCAGGCCTCTTCCCAGGCGTCAACTACTATCTATCCTGCTGGTACAAGCGATCTGAATTTGGTATCCGGGCAGTAGGTTACACCTCATTGACGCGTCGATTCTCTTGTGGCTCACATTTccaggccatcttcttctcggcggcagccATCTCGGGCTCAttcggcggcgccctggcCGCGGCCATCGAGCAAATGGCCGGAGTCGGTGGCCGCCCTGGTTGGGCTTGGATTTTCATCCTCGAAGGACTCCTGACGGTGCTGTTCGGCGTTGCGTCCTTCTGGATGGTCCATGACTTccccgacgaggccaagtTCCTGTCCAAAGACGACCGCGCCCGCATCATTCGCCGCCTCAAGATGGACCAGCAGGCATCGGCCGACCATGAGGAGTTCAAAATGACCTTCTTCTGGCAGGCCGTCAAGGACTGGAAGATGTGGCTGGGCATGGCCATCTACATGGGCTGCGACATGCCGCTGTACGCCTTCAGCTTGTTCCTGCCCAccatcgtcaacgagctcGGATGGAACACGAGCGTCGTGCGGTCGCAGCTgatgacggtgccgccgtacgccgtggccgccgtcttcaccgTCTTCATCGGCTGGGTGGCGGATAAGACTCAGCAGCGCGGTCTGTGCAACATCTCGGTCAGCCTAATTGGCATCGTGGGCTTCAGCATGCTCATCGCCACCGAGAACCCCCAGGTCAAGTACGCCGGCACGTTCCTgggcgccctcggcatctACCCGTGCATCAGCAACACCATCACTTGGGTCGCGAACAACGTCGAGGGGGTCTACAAACGCGGCGTGGTCCTGGGGTTCGTCATCGGGTGGGGCAACCTCAACGGCATCGTCAGCTCCAACATCTACATCCGCGAGCCCCGCTTCTCCGAGGGCCACGGCGTCGTGCTGGCCTACATGTCCATCTTCCTGTGCCTGGGCAGCGTGCTCATGACCCTGCTGCTGAGGGTCGAGAACCAGAAGCGGAGGCAGGGAAAGAGGGACCACTGGGCGGACAACAGGTCCGAAAAGGAAATCGAGGCGATGGGGGACAGGCGACCCGACTTCTTGTACACGCTGTAG
- a CDS encoding Putative FAD/NAD(P)-binding domain, FAD/NAD(P)-binding domain superfamily, producing the protein MAKRVCIIGAGPSGLVAAKTLLRNAPAGAFTVTIYDAQRRIGGLWPTRPADADGLVHPLMVANQSRHTVQFSDLAWQPEDPDLPRAWMIGRYLERYVDRYGLGADLKLGHRVVRTDLQGDGTWAVTVRPEGGGGGGEEVTSAFDYLLVASGFFGKPVVPSDVSFDTDGVVPVVHSSKYRDLKGLFPDGVRNGGGKILVVGGQMSGVEISGTIATQVSAAVNAPGPSPLPNADKLTVEHLTQRPTWVFPLHTTPKPGSTAAPFLPLDFSSYNLNNRPQPLANSQGHITPEAAKLTHGIYATSLGQDQSAFSPSIAVTPDHHSEPAFLAVSDNYTEFVRAGLIAVSKGKLASVAGTTATLVNHHPSSSSSSPPTIDNVAAVVLATGFDPSPCLSFLPPSVLDKLNHSPRHRDLPLALAFHGTHVKDIPSLGFVGFYRSPYWGVMEMQARLLAALWTPPSLTPRPPKLSDALLDDASDWRTVSLRDDPRASQFPMGDYAYLMQEFSSALGLPISPPLEPPTPLLPHNNKPMDILTPARYLSPLVDEAARAEAAKSLQQTQATAIAGLTTSRFVPRAVFRSLLGTWRLERNLTSRLPSHPSGHFSGTAQFLLRDKTADGLKCASAPVPAADKPSDDDDGDGDGLATEYLYIEDGEFRADNGLVFRATRRYVWRYDEKKDVVSVWFAKTDDAKRADYLFHEIEFLPPPEGHQKPWQAKAGHLCIDDFYDVKYDFAFKAVNLQEWDIQYTVNGPKKDYTIHGVYRR; encoded by the exons ATGGCCAAACGCGTCTGCATCATCG GTGCCGGCCCCTCCGGCCTCGTGGCGGCCAAGACCCTCCTACGCAAcgcccccgccggcgccttcacCGTGACCATCTATGACGCCCAACGCCGCATCGGCGGCCTCTGGCCCACCCgccccgccgacgccgacggccttgtcCACCCTCTCATGGTCGCCAACCAGAGCCGCCACACGGTGCAGTTCAGCGACCTCGCCTGGCAACCTGAGGACCCGGACCTGCCGCGCGCCTGGATGATCGGCCGCTACCTCGAGCGCTACGTCGACCGctacggcctcggcgccgacctgAAGCTGGGTCACCGCGTCGTCAGGACGGACCTGCAGGGCGACGGCACCTGGGCCGTCACTGTCCggcccgagggcggcggcggcggcggtgaggaGGTGACGTCCGCGTTCGACTACTTGCTCGTCGCGTCTGGCTTCTTCGGTAAACCCGTCGTCCCGTCAGACGTCTCATTCGACACGGACGGGGTCGTTCCCGTGGTCCACAGCAGCAAGTACCGCGACCTGAAAGGCCTGTTCCCCGACGGCGTGAGGAACGGCGGTGGcaagatcctcgtcgtcggcggccagatGTCGGGCGTTGAGATCTCGGGCACCATCGCGACGCAagtctccgccgccgtcaacgcgCCGGGCCCGAGCCCGCTTCCCAACGCCGACAAACTCACCGTCGAGCATCTTACGCAGCGTCCCACGTGGGTGTTCCCCCTGCATACCACGCCCAAG CCCGGATCGACCGcagcccccttcctccccttggACTTCTCATCCTACAACCTCAACAACCGGCCCCAACCCCTCGCGAACAGCCAGGGCCACATCACCCCCGAAGCCGCAAAGCTCACCCACGGCATCTACGCAACCTCCCTAGGCCAGGACCAATCcgccttctccccctccatcgccgtcacGCCGGACCACCACTCGGAGCCagccttcctcgccgtcagCGACAACTACACAGAATTcgtccgcgccggcctcatcgccgtctccAAGGGTAAActcgcctccgtcgccggcacAACGGCGACCCTCGTGAACCACcacccgtcgtcgtcgtcgtcgtcgccgcccacaatcgacaacgtcgccgccgtcgtcctggcCACGGGCTTCGATCCCTCCCCATGCCTCTCCTTCCTCCCGCCCAGCGTCCTCGACAAACTCAACCACTCTCCGCGGCACCGCGACCtgcccctcgccctcgccttccaCGGCACCCATGTCAAGGACATCCCCtccctcggcttcgtcggctTCTACAGGTCCCCCTACTGGGGCGTCATGGAGATGCAGGCCCGcctgctcgccgccctctggacgccgccctccctcACCCCGCGGCCCCCGAAGCTCTCTGACGcactcctcgacgacgcttCCGACTGGCGCACCGTCTCCCTCCGAGACGACCCGCGGGCCTCCCAGTTCCCGATGGGCGACTACGCCTACCTCATGCAGGAGTTCTCCTCTGCTCTCGGCCTCCCCATTTCCCCGCCCCTTGAGCCCCCGACACCGCTCCTCCCGCACAACAACAAGCCCATGGACATCCTTACGCCAGCACGTTACCTGTCCCccctggtcgacgaggccgcccggGCAGAGGCCGCAAAGTCCCTCCAGCAAACCCAGgccaccgccatcgccgggCTGACGACGAGCCGTTTCGTCCCAAGGGCCGTCTTCCGCAGCCTCCTGGGCACCTGGAGGCTCGAACGGAACCTGACCAGCAGGCTGCCCAGCCATCCGAGCGGTCACTTCAGCGGAACGGCCCAGTTCCTCCTACGCGACAAGACCGCCGACGGACTCAAGTGCGCCTCGGCTCCCGTCCCCGCGGCGGACAAgccctcggacgacgacgacggcgacggcgacggcctggcGACCGAGTACCTCTacatcgaggacggcgagtTCCGAGCCGACAACGGGCTGGTCTTCCGGGCCACTCGTCGCTACGTCTGGCGGtacgacgagaagaaggacgtcGTGAGCGTCTGGTTCGCCAAGACGGACGACGCCAAGCGGGCCGACTACCTATTCCATGAGATCGAGTTCCTCCCGCCTCCTGAAGGACATCAGAAGCCGTGGCAGGCAAAGGCGGGCCACCTCTGCATCGACGACTTTTACGATGTCAAATATGACTTCGCTTTCAAGGCTGTCAATCTCCAAGAGTGGGACATTCAGTACACGGTGAATGGACCGAAGAAGGACTACACTATACACGGTGTATATAGACGTTAG
- a CDS encoding Putative F-box-like domain superfamily protein: protein MKDKDGSLMGRPFLAVSFLRITLLSPCGTSSRFPSPVFVSHPIPSPQRTPAFASPLSSTTTSITITTTSSSVLRKTSISGALSFTIQALDISFSSKTIPPPMLSPGLQFVVAIKAHPDDVVHLHGHENHLSQLIPAAMRLPVEILHQIYFLLDPPDFNVARHTCRTWFWASLNRSILVTMLKRGGWWSSIERILEVKQGKHALFNVHDQDVTEEWVMSKWLARECALGPSHHGLEPAFVEISQTQFTDFDSGTVSGTGEDVCARYTASMCGQFLMVSYGAVIYVYELNHRCRDAKSPRWLMSS from the coding sequence ATGAAAGATAAAGACGGCAGCCTGATGGGTCGCCCTTTTCTGGCTGTGTCTTTCTTGAGAATTACCCTTCTCTCCCCTTGTGGAACGTCGTCTCGCTTCCCATCTcccgtcttcgtctcccatcccatcccatcaccCCAAAGGACGCCGGCATTTGCGTCGCCATTATCGTCGACAACAACTTCAAtaacaataacaacaacatcatcatcagtTCTGAGGAAGACTTCGATTTCCGGGGCGCTCTCTTTTACCATTCAGGCATTGGATATATCATTCTCTTCAAAAACCATCCCACCCCCAATGCTGTCCCCTGGTCTTCAGTTTGTCGTCGCCATAAAGGCCCATCCAGACGACGTCGTGCATTTGCACGGCCACGAAAACCACTTATCCCAGCTAATTCCAGCCGCCATGCGTCTGCCCGTCGAGATCTTGCATCAGATATACTTTCTGCTCGACCCTCCCGACTTCAATGTCGCCCGCCACACCTGCCGCACCTGGTTCTGGGCCAGCTTGAATCGATCCATCCTCGTCACCATGCTCAAGCGCGGAGGATGGTGGTCCAGTATCGAAAGAATCCTCGAAGTCAAGCAGGGGAAACATGCTTTGTTCAATGTTCACGACCAAGATGTGACCGAGGAATGGGTCATGTCCAAGTGGCTCGCCAGAGAGTGTGCCCTGGGCCCGAGTCATCACGGGCTTGAACCCGCCTTCGTCGAGATCAGTCAGACGCAGTTCACCGATTTCGACTCGGGCACGGTATCTGGGACTGGCGAGGATGTTTGTGCCAGGTACACCGCAAGCATGTGTGGCCAGTTCCTGATGGTCAGCTACGGAGCAGTCATTTACGTCTACGAGTTGAACCATCGATGCAGAGACGCCAAGTCGCCCCGGTGGCTCATGTCTTCGTAG
- a CDS encoding Putative major facilitator superfamily, MFS transporter superfamily: MDHPSRTSSHTLPPGSPSDMEDAAAGRQYAPVTAAATTTTPSHPASQHNNRRRSSVSSALHPVATKERVDPVLDVNLPYRTLSPNANLDEYRIETRAGEIPAATTTSAAAGPDGAPAGTYKLVTFLPNDAENPKNWSKAYKWYCTMVVALTCFVVAFCSSVITADIAGVAEEFNVSEEAALVSISVFVIGFGVGPMAFAPLSEIYGRQIIYASTLLLAVVFIIPCAVAKNYATLIVCRTIDGIAFSAPMTLVGGTLADLWRNEERGVPMAAFSAAPFIGPAIGPLVGGFLSDATNWRWLYWIQLILAFIVWVLISFTVPETYAPTILARRAKKMRKETGDASHVTEQDIDMRPIGERLGIFLIRPFQLLFRELIVFLISIYMSVLYGLLYMFFVAFPIIYQKRKGYSASSTGLMFIPLAVGVLCSAACSPWVNKHYLKMVAKHNGHPPAEARLIPMMLSCWFIPIGLFIFAWTSYPHLHWAGPALGGFPVGFGFIFLYNSANNYLVDSYQHQAASALAAKTCIRSFWGAGVVLFTEQMYDRLGDQWASSLLGFIGLACCGIPFLFWVYGARIRARSKYAYSSDDEETSGSDIEKAKP, translated from the coding sequence ATGGACCACCCATCACGGACGTCATCCCACACCCTCCCGCCAGGCTCTCCTTCCGACATGGAAGATGCAGCGGCAGGACGTCAGTACGCTCCCGTaacggccgccgccaccaccaccacaccctCTCACCCTGCCTCACAACACAACAACCGCCGTCGCTCCTCCGTCTCAAGCGCCCTCCACCCCGTCGCGACAAAGGAGCGGGTCGACCCggtcctcgacgtcaaccTCCCCTACCGCACCCTCTCCCCCAATGCCAACCTCGACGAGTACCGCATCGAGACCCGCGCCGGCGAGATCCCCGCGGCGACCacgacctcggccgcggcgggccCCGACGGCGCCCCAGCCGGCACCTACAAGCTCGTCACCTTCCTTCCCAACGATGCCGAGAACCCCAAGAACTGGAGCAAGGCCTACAAGTGGTACTGCACCATGGTCGTCGCCCTGACctgcttcgtcgtcgccttctgctcctccgtcatcaccgccgacatcgccggcgtcgccgaggagttTAACGTCtccgaggaggccgcccttgtctccatctccgtcttcgtcattggcttcggcgtcgggcCCATGGCCTTCGCGCCCCTCTCCGAAATCTACGGCCGCCAGATCATCTACGCCtcgacgctgctgctcgccgtcgtcttcatcatcccctgcgccgtcgccaagaaCTATGCTACCCTCATCGTCTGCCGCACCATTGACGGCATTGCCTTCTCGGCGCCCATGACCCTTGTTGGCGGCACCCTCGCCGATCTCTGGCGCAACGAGGAGCGCGGCGTCCCTATGGCGGCCTTCTCCGCCGCGCCCTTCATCGGACCCGCCATCGGgcccctcgtcggcggctttCTCTCTGACGCAACTAATTGGAGGTGGTTGTATTGGATTCAACTGATTCTTGCCTTCATCGTCTGGGTCCTCATCTCCTTCACGGTGCCCGAAACCTATGCGCCCACgatcctcgcccgccgcgcaaAGAAGATGCGCAAGGAAACGGGCGACGCGTCCCACGTCACCGAGCAGGACATCGACATGCGACCCATTGGTGAGcgcctcggcatcttcctcatccgCCCCTTCCAGCTCCTCTTCCGCGAgctcatcgtcttcctcatctccaTCTACATGTCCGTCCTCTACGGGCTTCTCTACATGTTCTTCGTCGCCTTCCCCATCATCTACCAGAAGCGCAAGGGCtactcggcctcgtcgaccggTCTCATGTTCATtcccctcgccgtcggcgttcTCTGCTCGGCCGCATGCTCCCCCTGGGTGAACAAGCACTACCTCAAGATGGTCGCCAAGCACAACGGCCACCCgcccgccgaggcccgcCTGATCCCCATGATGCTGAGCTGCTGGTTCATCCCCATCGGTCTCTTCATTTTCGCTTGGACCTCCTACCCGCACCTGCACTGGGCCGGCCCCGCCTTGGGTGGCTTCCctgtcggcttcggcttcatcttcctctACAACTCAGCCAACAACTACCTCGTCGATTCGTATCAGCACcaggccgcctcggcgctTGCGGCCAAAACCTGCATCCGTTCATTCTGGGGCGCTGGTGTCGTTCTCTTCACGGAGCAGATGTACGATCGTCTGGGCGATCAGTGGGCCTCGTCCCTGCTCGGCTTCATCGGACTTGCGTGCTGCGGCAttcccttcctcttctgggTCTACGGAGCCAGGATCCGCGCGAGAAGCAAGTACGCTTACTCTtccgacgatgaggagacGTCGGGATCCGAcatcgagaaggccaagccgTAG
- a CDS encoding Putative D-isomer specific 2-hydroxyacid dehydrogenase, catalytic domain-containing protein: protein MKLAVFSAKAYDKKYISAAHEAKKEEFKKHNANLAGDTTDFGIIFHDFSLSSETVSLVKDVDAVCVFVNDSLTADVVESLHKAGCKAILLRCAGFNNVDLKTAEKLGIFVANVPSYSPEAVAEFAVALLQSLNRRTHRAYNRTREGNFNLDGLLGKTVYGKTVGIIGTGRIGVSMARIMKGFGCTLYAFDPFQSDAFKELGEYLPLEELLPKCDFISLHCPLMDKTKHIINEKTLKQMKPGSILVNTSRGGLVDTKAVIHALKTKHLGGLALDVYEGEGDLFYNDHSSHIIDDDLLTRLMTFPNVLICGHQGFFTEEALQEISECTFRNLEDFMLGRKCSNSLVKEESTMSHRESLPVRIV from the coding sequence ATGAAGCTCGCCGTCTTCAGCGCCAAGGCCTACGACAAAAAGTACATTTCCGCCGCGCacgaggccaagaaagaAGAATTCAAAAAGCACAATGCgaacctcgccggcgacaccACCGACTTCGGCATCATCTTTCATGACTTCTCCCTTTCCTCCGAGACCGTCTCCCTCGTCAAGGATGTTGACGCCGTATGCGTCTTTGTAAACGACTCCCTCACCGCCGATGTTGTCGAGAGCCTGCACAAGGCCGGCTGCAAGGCCATTCTGCTGCGCTGCGCCGGCTTCAACAATGTCGACCTTAAGaccgccgagaagctgggcatcttcgtcgccaATGTCCCCTCATACTCTCCCGAGGCTGTCGCCGagttcgccgtcgccctgcTGCAGTCCCTCAACCGCCGCACCCATCGAGCCTATAACCGGACCCGCGAAGGTAACTTCAACCTCGATGGTCTGCTGGGCAAAACCGTATATGGCAAGACggtcggcatcatcggcacTGGGCGGATTGGTGTGTCTATGGCCCGCATCATGAAGGGCTTCGGCTGCACCCTCTACGCCTTTGACCCCTTCCAGTCGGACGCTTTCAAAGAGCTCGGCGAATATCTGCCTTTGGAGGAGCTCCTGCCCAAGTGCGACTTCATCAGCCTGCACTGCCCCCTGATGGACAAGACGAAGCACATCATCAACGAGAAGACGCTCAAGCAGATGAAGCCGGGTTCAATCCTTGTCAACACATCTCGCGGCGGTCTGGTCGACACTAAGGCTGTTATCCACGCCCTCAAGACTAAGCACCTTGGTGGTCTGGCCCTTGATGTTTacgaaggcgagggcgatcTGTTCTACAACGACCACTCGAGTCACATCATTGATGATGACCTGCTTACCCGCCTCATGACCTTCCCCAACGTCCTCATCTGCGGACACCAGGGATTCTTCACCGAGGAGGCCCTGCAGGAGATCTCTGAGTGCACCTTTCGGAATCTTGAGGATTTCATGCTCGGCCGCAAGTGTTCTAACTCTCTAGTCAAGGAAGAGTCCACTATGTCGCATAGAGAGTCACTCCCAGTCCGCATTGTCTGA
- a CDS encoding Putative CSC1/OSCA1-like, 7TM region, CSC1/OSCA1-like, cytosolic domain-containing protein: protein MDASIFEDGSNGGCNEGNDPTRPDTNRDIWVQLGLSLILGISAFVTFCILRPRWPTLYAARKRRLDPNIGLPALPNTFFGWIPGLYRVTEEQVLASAGLDAFVFLSFFKMAIRTLSILAFFAYAVLLPINLRFAHKKDDAKKGDAHKTDDAEKGNISYLWSYLVFIYFFSGVTLYVLNKATFRVIHIRQEYLGTQSTITDRTFRLTGIPQNLRSEYKIKQLIEKLGIGQVEHVSLCRDWRELDSLVAQRARVLAKLEETWSVYLGKQTGLPKSVQRLRDPEAEPSVLEPREDEADEEAGENGRLLDHNHINPEFVERSRPRVRIWYGVLKLQNRKIDAIDYYEEKLRRLDDQIREARDKDFLPMDLAFVTMDSIAACQMAIQARIDPRPGQLLTKPAPSPSDVMWQNTYAPRGVRRLRSWAVTVFVAILSVVWLTVVAAIATLLSVCNFKKWLSSSPFSSSPIDFLNEWPTLLALVETGLPTLLVSLLNVAVPYLYEYLSYEQGMISKGDVELSIVSKNFFFTFFNIFVVLATSDVSFSVAELLKGVWESPHELTKTIARRISRLATFYTNFILLQGVGLFPFRLLQVGSVVLYPIYRMGAKTPRDFADMARPTVFSYGFYLPTAMLIYILCLVYSIVEYGYQILTVGLIYFILGYFTYKYQLLYAMDQPQHATGGAWRIISYRAIMGLLIAQAVLSSVMALSSGLVQAAAVLPLMVFTIWYSFYFQRRFEPLTRYISLRSIRAEMDADDAAVLDEDFEGPRPSQGLLRRGSTIDEDKEKGMTFANPSLTCRLEEPWIYQEPPSYHGDGEDGEGSGRDTEGPIAPANTTSAASDSSMSLGDTHIWRQQADSNDR, encoded by the exons ATGGACGCGTCAATCTTCGAGGACGGATCGAACGGGGGCTGCAACGAAGGGAACGACCCGACCAGACCGGACACCAACCGCGACATCTgggtccagctcggcctgtCGCTGATCCTCGGCATCTCAGCCTTTGTCACATTCTGCATCTTGCGCCCGCGATGGCCGACCTTGTACGCTGCGCGCAAGCGTCGACTGGATCCCAACATTGGCTTGCCCGCCCTGCCGAACACCTTCTTTGGATGGATCCCGGGCCTATACCGCGTGACAGAGGAACAGGTTCTCGCCTCAGCTGGCCTCGATGCCTTTGTC ttcctttccttcttcaAAATGGCGATCCGGACGctctcgatcttggccttTTTCGCCTACGCCGTCTTACTCCCTATCAACCTTCGGTTCGCACACAAGAAAGACGATGCGAAAAAGGGGGACGCACACAAGACAGACGATGCGGAAAAGGGGAACATTAGTTACCTCTGGTCATATCTGGTGTTCATCTACTTCTTTTCGGGCGTCACACTCTACGTCCTGAACAAAGCGACGTTCAGGGTCATCCATATTCGTCAAGAATACCTAGGAACCCAGTCTACCATTACCGACAGGACATTCCGCCTCACTGGTATTCCTCAGAACCTTCGCTCCGAGTACAAGATCAAGCAGCTCATTGAAAAACTTGGGATTGGACAAGTGGAACACGTCAGCCTGTGCCGTGATTGGCGGGAGCTTGATTCCTTGGTCGCGCAGCGGGCGCGGGTGCTGGCCAAGTTGGAAGAGACTTGGAGCGTCTATCTTGGGAAACAGACTGGTCTCCCCAAATCCGTGCAGCGCTTGCGCGATCCAGAGGCCGAACCGTCCGTATTGGAGCCTAGGGAAGACGAAGCTGATGAGGAGGCTGGGGAGAACGGCCGGTTACTGGACCATAACCATATCAACCCTGAATTTGTCGAGAGATCACGTCCCAGGGTGAGAATCTGGTACGGGGTTTTGAAGCTCCAAAACCGTAAGATTGACGCCATCGATTACTACGAGGAGAAGCTACGCCGACTCGACGACCAAATCCGCGAGGCCAGAGACAAGGACTTTTTGCCGATGGACCTAGCTTTCGTAACGATGGACTCGATTGCCGCCTGCCAAATGGCGATCCAAGCCCGCATCGACCCCAGGCCTGGACAGCTCCTGACCAAGCCCgcgccatcaccgtcggATGTGATGTGGCAAAACACATACGCGCCGCGTGGGGTACGTCGCCTCCGGTCTTGGGCCGTGACCGTTTTCGTCGCGATCCTGTCGGTTGTTTGGTTGACAGTTGTGGCCGCTATTGCAACTCTTTTGAGCGTTTGCAACTTCAAGAAATGGttgtcgtcttcgccgtTCTCGTCATCTCCGATCGACTTTCTGAACGAATGGCCAACGCTGCTTGCGTTGGTCGAGACTGGCTTGCCGACATTGCTCGTTTCGCTGCTCAACGTGGCCGTGCCATATCTGTACGAGTACCTGTCGTACGAGCAAGGCATGATATccaagggcgacgtcgagctcTCGATCGTGTCCAAAAACTTCTTCTTCACGTTCTTCAACATCTTCGTCGTACTTGCTACTTCGGATGTATCATTCAGCGTTGCCGAACTACTCAAGGGCGTGTGGGAGAGCCCTCACGAGTTGACAAAAACGATCGCCAGACGGATCAGCAGACTGGCCACATTCTATACCAACTTCATACTGCTTCAGGGCGTCGGCCTATTTCCATTCAGACTCTTGCAAGTCGGCAGTGTGGTTCTCTATCCTATCTATCGTATGGGAGCCAAGACGCCCCGAGACTTTGCTGATATGGCGCGGCCGACCGTCTTCAGCTACGGCTTCTATCTTCCGACGGCCATGCTCATCTACATTCTCTGTCTCGTGTATAGCATTGTGGAGTATGGCTACCAGATCCTGACCGTTGGGCTCATTTACTTCATCCTTGGGTATTTCACATACAAGTACCAGCTTTTGTACGCCATGGATCAGCCCCAACACGCGACGGGTGGCGCATGGCGGATCATCAGTTACCGCGCCATAATGGGTCTGTTGATTGCACAGGCTGTCCTGTCCAGTGTCATGGCGCTGTCATCGGGCCTCGTACAGGCGGCTGCGGTACTGCCTCTGATGGTCTTCACCATCTGGTACAGTTTCTATTTCCAACGTCGGTTTGAACCGCTTACACGGTACATCTCGCTGCGGAGCATCCGGGCCGAGATGGACGCGGACGATGCTGCGGTGCTTGACGAAGATTTTGAGGGACCCAGGCCGTCGCAGGGTCTGTTGAGACGTGGCAGCACgatcgacgaggacaaggagaagggcatgACATTCGCGAACCCTAGCTTAACTTGCCG TCTCGAGGAGCCATGGATTTACCAGGAACCTCCCTCGTACCACGGTGATggggaagatggagaaggaagCGGACGGGATACGGAAGGGCCCATTGCGCCAGCAAACACGACGTCGGCTGCATCGGACAGTTCAATGAGCCTCGGCGATACGCATATTTGGCGGCAACAAGCGGACAGCAACGATCGGTAG